One segment of Trachemys scripta elegans isolate TJP31775 chromosome 1, CAS_Tse_1.0, whole genome shotgun sequence DNA contains the following:
- the CHORDC1 gene encoding cysteine and histidine-rich domain-containing protein 1 isoform X1 produces MSQLCYNRGCGQRFDPSTNTEDSCTYHPGVPVFHDALKGWSCCKRRTTDFSDFLSIVGCTKGLHNSEKPPEPVKPEVKTTSERKELAELKPKFQEHIIRAPKPVETINRPSPDEPMTSLQLKVSASLKQALDKLKLSSENEEEKKVRISICLNFTEEDSDEIKIGTSCKNGGCLKTFEGPQSTEEICIYHSGVPIFHEGMKYWSCCRRKTSDFNTFLSQEGCTTGTHVWTKKDAGKKVVPCRHDWHQTGGEVTISIYAKNSLPELSHVEANSTMLNIHIIFEGDKEFDHSVKLWGVIDVKRSYVNMTATKIELTMRKAEPMLWASLELPIPKTQQKQNEDITDQE; encoded by the exons atgtcccagctctgctacaacCGGGGCTGCGGCCAGCGCTTCGACCCCAGCACCAACACGGAGG attcATGCACATATCATCCAGGAGTTCCAGTCTTTCATGATGCTCTAAAG GGCTGGTCATGTTGTAAGAGAAGAACAACAGACTTCTCTGACTTCTTAAGCATTGTG GGCTGTACAAAGGGTCTCCATAATAGTGAGAAACCCCCTGAGCCTGTGAAACCTGAAGTCAAAACTACCTCTGAGCGAAAGGAGCTAGCTGAACTGAAACCTAAATTTCAGGAGCATATAATTCGGGCACCAAAGCCAGTGGAAACCATTAACAGGCCAAG cccAGATGAGCCAATGACAAGTTTACAGCTGAAAGTATCAGCTTCCCTGAAACAAGCACTAGATAAACTGAAACTATCATCAgagaatgaagaagaaaaaaaag TAAGGATATCTATATGCCTTAATTTTACAGAAGAGGACAGTGATGAGATCAAAATTGGGACGTCATGTAAAAATGGAGGTTGTTTGAAG ACATTTGAAGGACCACAGAGCACAGAAGAAATATGTATATACCATTCTGGAGTACCTATATTCCACGAAGG GATGAAGTACTGGAGCTGTTGTAGGAGAAAAACTTctgattttaatacatttttgtcTCAAGAAGGCTGTACAACGGGAACACACGTGTGGACTAAAAAGGATGCT GGGAAAAAAGTAGTTCCATGTAGGCATGATTGGCATCAAACTGGAGGTGAAGTGACTATTTCAATATATGCGAAAAATTCACTTCCTGAACTTAGCCATGTAGAAGCAAATAGCACAATG CTAAATATCCATATTATATTTGAAGGAGATAAAGAATTTGATCACAGTGTGAAATTGTGGGGA GTAATTGATGTGAAGAGGAGTTATGTAAACATGACAGCTACGAAGATTGAGCTCACTATGAGGAAAGCAGAGCCCATGTTATGGGCAAGCCTTGAACTACCAATAcctaaaacacaacaaaaacaaaatgaagataTTACAGATCAAGAATGA
- the CHORDC1 gene encoding cysteine and histidine-rich domain-containing protein 1 isoform X2, with amino-acid sequence MSQLCYNRGCGQRFDPSTNTEDSCTYHPGVPVFHDALKGWSCCKRRTTDFSDFLSIVGCTKGLHNSEKPPEPVKPEVKTTSERKELAELKPKFQEHIIRAPKPVETINRPSPDEPMTSLQLKVSASLKQALDKLKLSSENEEEKKEEDSDEIKIGTSCKNGGCLKTFEGPQSTEEICIYHSGVPIFHEGMKYWSCCRRKTSDFNTFLSQEGCTTGTHVWTKKDAGKKVVPCRHDWHQTGGEVTISIYAKNSLPELSHVEANSTMLNIHIIFEGDKEFDHSVKLWGVIDVKRSYVNMTATKIELTMRKAEPMLWASLELPIPKTQQKQNEDITDQE; translated from the exons atgtcccagctctgctacaacCGGGGCTGCGGCCAGCGCTTCGACCCCAGCACCAACACGGAGG attcATGCACATATCATCCAGGAGTTCCAGTCTTTCATGATGCTCTAAAG GGCTGGTCATGTTGTAAGAGAAGAACAACAGACTTCTCTGACTTCTTAAGCATTGTG GGCTGTACAAAGGGTCTCCATAATAGTGAGAAACCCCCTGAGCCTGTGAAACCTGAAGTCAAAACTACCTCTGAGCGAAAGGAGCTAGCTGAACTGAAACCTAAATTTCAGGAGCATATAATTCGGGCACCAAAGCCAGTGGAAACCATTAACAGGCCAAG cccAGATGAGCCAATGACAAGTTTACAGCTGAAAGTATCAGCTTCCCTGAAACAAGCACTAGATAAACTGAAACTATCATCAgagaatgaagaagaaaaaaaag AAGAGGACAGTGATGAGATCAAAATTGGGACGTCATGTAAAAATGGAGGTTGTTTGAAG ACATTTGAAGGACCACAGAGCACAGAAGAAATATGTATATACCATTCTGGAGTACCTATATTCCACGAAGG GATGAAGTACTGGAGCTGTTGTAGGAGAAAAACTTctgattttaatacatttttgtcTCAAGAAGGCTGTACAACGGGAACACACGTGTGGACTAAAAAGGATGCT GGGAAAAAAGTAGTTCCATGTAGGCATGATTGGCATCAAACTGGAGGTGAAGTGACTATTTCAATATATGCGAAAAATTCACTTCCTGAACTTAGCCATGTAGAAGCAAATAGCACAATG CTAAATATCCATATTATATTTGAAGGAGATAAAGAATTTGATCACAGTGTGAAATTGTGGGGA GTAATTGATGTGAAGAGGAGTTATGTAAACATGACAGCTACGAAGATTGAGCTCACTATGAGGAAAGCAGAGCCCATGTTATGGGCAAGCCTTGAACTACCAATAcctaaaacacaacaaaaacaaaatgaagataTTACAGATCAAGAATGA